In one Candidatus Bathyarchaeia archaeon genomic region, the following are encoded:
- the yjjX gene encoding inosine/xanthosine triphosphatase: MRVAVGSTNPVKIRATEKAFSRAFPGLEVIAFGIEVESGVPPQPLGEETIRGAMNRAAKALEKSGADFGVGIEAGLFPFPNTLTGYLELQWCAVRDRAGRASLGCGPGFEQPPAIIEEVIRGGRDVEEAIHIVFGIKGIGRREGAIGLLSKGLMDREELTESAVLMALIPILNEGLYFKRRSL; the protein is encoded by the coding sequence ATGCGGGTCGCGGTGGGTTCAACGAATCCGGTTAAGATCAGGGCCACGGAGAAGGCCTTCTCGAGGGCCTTCCCGGGGCTTGAGGTAATCGCCTTTGGGATCGAGGTGGAATCCGGGGTGCCTCCGCAACCGCTGGGCGAGGAAACCATAAGGGGGGCGATGAACCGCGCCGCCAAGGCATTGGAGAAGTCGGGGGCGGATTTCGGAGTGGGCATAGAGGCGGGCCTATTCCCCTTCCCAAACACCTTGACGGGCTACTTGGAGCTCCAATGGTGCGCCGTGAGGGACCGGGCGGGGAGGGCATCCCTTGGATGCGGGCCAGGGTTCGAGCAACCGCCGGCGATAATTGAGGAAGTGATTAGGGGGGGAAGGGATGTTGAGGAGGCGATCCATATCGTCTTTGGTATCAAGGGCATTGGAAGGAGGGAGGGGGCGATAGGACTGCTGTCCAAGGGGCTAATGGATAGGGAGGAGCTCACCGAGAGTGCCGTTCTTATGGCGCTGATACCAATATTGAACGAGGGGTTATATTTCAAGCGGCGATCGCTCTGA
- a CDS encoding nodulation protein NfeD, with protein MNQGAKPIAILLLLASLSAMRVPHPLAAQYGPRVLLVRLEETITPASYEAVKEAISHSSRVGAGAIVLQLNTPGGLVDSMMGIMDAIAASNTPFIGYVYPEGAKAWSAGTYILLSTHLAAMAPHTVIGSAQPVTSTGAPVNDTKVINALAKLAIERARMHGRNETAAELFVRKNLNLGAEEAHRQGVVEILARTLPDLLEAADGRVVRTIGGEVKLNTKGALVLEFSPSLKVKVLRIVSEPMVGYMLFTFGFMAIFFGLMAAMYPMIIVGAVLMILGLIGLGMAQVDLGAILLFSLGFVLLLVEALTPGFGLFGTSGIICILLGSFLFLSLSPEKWVVSQEWILSFLMAIVATAGVFLAFVVFVAFKVLKARRKPPVHSEGIGEMAEALDDVQAGGEGFLMWRGEIWKAKFQDAAKRGDKVVIIEKEGPIFVVKRADGDRGAAI; from the coding sequence ATGAACCAAGGGGCCAAGCCCATAGCCATACTTTTGCTCTTGGCATCCCTTTCTGCGATGCGCGTCCCCCATCCCCTCGCCGCCCAATATGGCCCGAGGGTCCTCCTCGTGAGGCTCGAGGAGACCATAACCCCGGCGAGTTATGAGGCCGTCAAGGAGGCCATATCCCATTCATCCCGAGTGGGGGCGGGGGCCATAGTCCTTCAATTGAACACGCCCGGGGGGCTGGTGGACTCGATGATGGGAATAATGGATGCGATAGCCGCATCGAATACGCCCTTTATTGGGTACGTGTACCCAGAGGGGGCGAAGGCTTGGTCGGCCGGGACTTATATTCTATTATCGACGCATTTGGCGGCGATGGCCCCCCATACCGTGATCGGATCGGCGCAACCTGTTACTTCGACCGGCGCGCCGGTGAACGATACGAAGGTCATAAACGCCCTCGCGAAGCTTGCTATCGAGCGGGCGAGGATGCATGGGAGGAACGAAACGGCCGCCGAGCTCTTCGTTAGGAAGAACCTGAACCTTGGAGCCGAGGAGGCCCATAGGCAAGGGGTCGTAGAGATATTGGCGAGGACCCTGCCGGACCTATTGGAGGCGGCGGATGGCAGGGTCGTAAGGACCATTGGAGGGGAGGTCAAGTTGAATACGAAGGGCGCATTGGTCTTGGAGTTCTCCCCAAGCCTGAAGGTCAAGGTCCTCAGGATCGTGTCCGAGCCAATGGTGGGCTATATGCTCTTCACATTCGGATTCATGGCCATATTCTTCGGCCTCATGGCGGCCATGTACCCGATGATCATAGTCGGGGCGGTATTGATGATATTGGGCCTCATAGGGCTTGGGATGGCCCAAGTCGACTTGGGCGCCATCCTCTTGTTCTCGCTCGGCTTCGTGTTGTTGCTGGTCGAGGCCCTAACCCCCGGCTTTGGGCTGTTCGGGACATCGGGGATCATATGCATATTGCTCGGGAGCTTCCTATTCCTCTCGCTAAGTCCGGAGAAATGGGTCGTGTCCCAAGAATGGATCTTGTCCTTCCTTATGGCCATAGTGGCAACGGCAGGGGTCTTCTTGGCCTTTGTGGTCTTCGTCGCCTTCAAGGTCCTCAAGGCTCGAAGGAAGCCCCCGGTCCACAGCGAGGGCATTGGGGAAATGGCTGAAGCCCTAGATGATGTCCAAGCCGGGGGGGAGGGTTTCCTGATGTGGAGGGGCGAGATTTGGAAGGCTAAGTTCCAAGACGCCGCTAAAAGGGGCGATAAGGTCGTTATAATTGAGAAGGAGGGGCCGATCTTCGTGGTCAAGAGGGCCGATGGGGACCGTGGAGCTGCGATTTAG
- a CDS encoding TATA-box-binding protein, protein MAEIKDSLIQPSLSEMGAELLTIFQKHPNEPRSLESLVKEVGRAAEEVEAGLRELEGLGLLKGPNGYALDLAKARAIRIKYPLGDGRIQRPDIWIRIENVVASGKLDHELDLQFISRIAPSAEYRPEVFPGLVYRLRKPKSVSLIFSSGKIVCAGAKSERQAKMAINKVVEELKMRGIVIAGSPVVRIDNIVASADLRGQIDLEGMAESKPKTIYEPEQFPALIYRSDDPKVVMLVFSSGRVICSGAKRERDAKRALHKLFYDLVEGGLLFRAEPAHGLISPMRISSQ, encoded by the coding sequence TTGGCCGAAATAAAGGATTCGCTTATCCAACCCTCGCTTTCGGAAATGGGGGCGGAATTGCTCACCATATTCCAAAAGCACCCAAATGAGCCGCGCTCGTTGGAATCATTGGTCAAGGAGGTGGGGAGGGCCGCGGAGGAGGTGGAAGCGGGTCTTAGGGAGCTTGAGGGATTGGGCCTCCTCAAGGGTCCCAACGGCTACGCGCTCGATTTGGCCAAAGCCAGGGCGATCAGGATCAAATACCCCCTCGGGGATGGGCGAATCCAAAGGCCGGATATTTGGATAAGGATTGAGAACGTGGTCGCATCCGGCAAGCTCGACCATGAGTTGGACCTCCAATTCATAAGCAGGATCGCCCCCTCCGCGGAATACAGGCCCGAGGTATTCCCAGGCCTAGTCTATAGGCTAAGGAAGCCTAAATCCGTGTCTTTGATATTCTCGTCGGGGAAGATCGTCTGCGCCGGGGCCAAGTCGGAGCGCCAAGCCAAGATGGCCATAAATAAGGTCGTGGAGGAGCTGAAGATGAGGGGGATAGTAATCGCCGGGAGCCCGGTCGTCCGCATAGACAACATAGTGGCATCGGCCGACCTGAGGGGGCAGATCGACCTCGAGGGGATGGCAGAATCAAAGCCAAAGACCATTTATGAGCCAGAGCAGTTCCCGGCCCTGATATATAGGTCCGATGATCCAAAGGTCGTTATGCTCGTATTCTCCAGCGGTAGGGTGATTTGTTCCGGAGCAAAAAGGGAGAGGGATGCCAAGAGGGCGCTCCATAAGCTATTCTATGATTTGGTTGAGGGGGGCCTGCTATTCAGGGCGGAGCCGGCGCATGGGTTGATCTCCCCGATGAGGATTTCATCCCAATGA
- a CDS encoding nucleoside hydrolase yields the protein MPPNGEAFIYDGDPGIDDALAILFALKSLGRGLRAITCVAGNVPVTKAFWNAAKLIELSKLDGLSHEPELGIGSAKPLRGALRTSEHIHGSDGLGETQDLFSDMDLGPYSAKARDGVDLLTEILIRERGTVKVVAAGPLTNIAKLITRHPSAAARIEELVIMGGVFEGDGNASPVAEYNVYSDPCAARVVFGSGIPIRLLPLEVTRRAVVRPGDLGALGGSKASEFALRALKYYMKAQERHLGREEGYLHDPLAMAAAIDGSLVLKEELWRVDVEVKGEITSGQTVAYRGPWALEGNRIRVVREVDVERFFRAFFKAFGKDSSARASP from the coding sequence TTGCCGCCGAACGGCGAGGCGTTCATATACGATGGGGATCCGGGCATCGACGACGCCTTGGCCATACTCTTCGCGCTTAAATCCCTCGGCCGAGGCCTAAGGGCGATCACTTGCGTGGCCGGGAACGTCCCGGTAACCAAGGCCTTTTGGAACGCCGCTAAATTGATTGAGCTATCGAAGCTGGATGGCCTCAGCCATGAGCCCGAGCTCGGGATCGGCTCGGCCAAGCCCCTGAGGGGGGCCCTAAGGACCTCCGAACATATCCACGGCTCGGATGGCCTCGGGGAAACCCAAGACCTGTTCTCGGATATGGACCTAGGGCCTTACTCGGCTAAGGCGAGGGATGGCGTCGATCTGCTCACTGAGATCCTGATCCGCGAGCGCGGCACCGTAAAGGTAGTGGCGGCGGGCCCGCTAACTAATATCGCCAAGCTGATAACTCGCCATCCCAGCGCGGCCGCGAGGATTGAGGAATTGGTCATAATGGGCGGGGTCTTCGAGGGGGATGGGAACGCGAGCCCCGTGGCCGAGTACAACGTATATTCGGATCCATGCGCGGCGAGGGTCGTTTTCGGTTCCGGGATCCCGATTAGATTGTTGCCATTGGAAGTGACGAGGAGGGCCGTGGTGAGGCCGGGGGACTTGGGGGCTTTGGGCGGCTCGAAGGCCTCCGAGTTCGCCCTGAGGGCCTTGAAATATTACATGAAGGCTCAAGAGCGGCATTTGGGCAGGGAGGAGGGATATCTTCACGATCCCTTGGCGATGGCCGCGGCAATCGATGGCTCCCTCGTCCTCAAAGAGGAGCTCTGGAGGGTGGACGTAGAGGTTAAGGGGGAGATAACCTCCGGCCAAACGGTGGCTTATAGGGGCCCGTGGGCCTTGGAGGGGAACAGGATAAGGGTCGTTAGGGAGGTGGATGTCGAGAGGTTCTTCAGAGCCTTCTTCAAGGCCTTTGGGAAGGATTCTTCGGCTCGCGCATCCCCTTGA
- a CDS encoding nitroreductase family protein, with the protein MEVIKARRSIRRFKKDPVPEEALNKLIEAFKSAPSSKNTQPWRLIIIRDKETLRRLADLTKYGKFLADAPLAIAVVACPKKSDWAIVDATLATYNMVLVAAEMGLGTCWIGTMDRERAKELLEVPEDMFLLTVIPVGYPAEIPPPTPRKPVECIVYYEKYGRKAPQAAIAA; encoded by the coding sequence ATGGAGGTAATAAAGGCTAGGCGGAGCATAAGGAGGTTCAAGAAGGATCCGGTCCCGGAGGAGGCGCTGAATAAGCTCATAGAAGCCTTCAAGAGCGCGCCCTCATCGAAGAATACCCAGCCTTGGAGGCTGATCATAATAAGGGACAAGGAGACCCTTAGGCGATTGGCCGACCTGACGAAATATGGCAAGTTTTTGGCAGATGCCCCGTTGGCGATAGCTGTCGTGGCATGCCCTAAGAAATCCGATTGGGCCATAGTGGATGCGACCCTCGCAACCTATAACATGGTTCTGGTGGCGGCCGAGATGGGGCTCGGGACCTGCTGGATAGGGACGATGGATAGGGAAAGGGCCAAGGAGCTGCTTGAGGTCCCGGAGGATATGTTCCTCCTGACGGTGATACCAGTTGGCTATCCGGCCGAGATCCCGCCGCCGACTCCGAGGAAGCCCGTGGAATGCATCGTATATTACGAAAAGTATGGCCGGAAGGCCCCTCAGGCCGCGATCGCCGCCTAA
- a CDS encoding nitroreductase family protein: MEAIRNRRSIRRYKPDPVPEDKLRSVLEAAIWAPKAWERWEFVVVRDAKTKEGLAKAAKGSEHVGKAPVDIVVCSNLKGAKARDRELYSIQEAAAAIQNLMLKAYEEGLGTCWVSEFREAAVAKAIGLPRGVRPLSIISLGYPDEAPSAPGRKGLSEVVHWERYGARSQ, encoded by the coding sequence ATGGAGGCCATAAGGAATAGGAGATCGATCCGGAGGTATAAGCCGGACCCGGTTCCCGAGGATAAATTGAGGTCTGTTTTGGAGGCCGCGATCTGGGCCCCGAAGGCTTGGGAGCGATGGGAGTTCGTGGTCGTCAGAGATGCCAAAACCAAGGAGGGACTGGCCAAGGCGGCGAAGGGCAGCGAGCATGTAGGGAAGGCCCCGGTCGATATAGTCGTCTGCTCAAACCTAAAGGGGGCCAAGGCGAGGGATAGGGAGCTTTATTCGATCCAAGAGGCGGCTGCCGCGATCCAGAACCTTATGCTGAAGGCCTACGAGGAGGGGCTCGGGACCTGCTGGGTCTCGGAGTTCAGGGAGGCGGCCGTGGCAAAGGCCATAGGCCTCCCGAGGGGGGTTAGGCCTTTATCAATAATTTCCTTGGGCTACCCGGATGAGGCCCCCTCCGCCCCTGGGAGGAAGGGCTTGAGCGAAGTGGTCCATTGGGAGAGGTACGGAGCTCGATCGCAGTGA
- a CDS encoding nitroreductase family protein, whose amino-acid sequence MDFYEVIRTRRSVRSFKPDPIPEAVIKRVLEAARIAPSGSNRQPWKFILIKEGSMKEEVAKLCHEQSFVAKAPLVIVACGRRIDFNRGDYMGDMSMLVDVSIAVDHLVLAARAEGLGSCWIGAFDNSALKRLLGIPEDYNVVAVIPIGYPSYDAFRETSDRKPLEEIICYERFQ is encoded by the coding sequence ATGGATTTTTACGAGGTCATAAGGACGAGGAGGAGCGTGCGCTCCTTCAAGCCCGATCCGATACCGGAGGCCGTTATAAAAAGGGTGCTCGAGGCCGCGAGGATCGCCCCATCGGGATCAAATCGCCAGCCTTGGAAGTTCATATTGATCAAGGAGGGGTCGATGAAGGAGGAGGTGGCCAAACTCTGCCACGAGCAAAGCTTCGTGGCCAAGGCCCCGCTGGTCATAGTGGCTTGCGGGAGGAGGATAGATTTCAACAGGGGCGATTACATGGGGGATATGAGCATGCTAGTGGACGTTTCAATAGCGGTCGACCATTTGGTGCTCGCGGCTAGGGCCGAGGGGTTGGGCAGTTGCTGGATCGGCGCGTTCGACAACTCCGCCTTGAAGAGGCTCTTGGGGATACCGGAGGATTATAACGTGGTCGCCGTAATCCCGATCGGATATCCTTCCTACGATGCCTTCAGGGAGACCTCCGATAGGAAGCCCTTGGAGGAGATAATATGCTATGAAAGGTTCCAATGA
- a CDS encoding inositol monophosphatase family protein → MQRFIVSLVKRAGRELMRHYCKDYSLIRLRGRSKEITTKYDKMIDEMLISALSKKFPDHNILTEESGFIDRGSEFTWVVDSLDGSSNYAIGNPFFSISIALLHLDDPIFGAAYAPFLRELFLAEEGGGCTINGRPAEVTDISRLKDCYLVACEGGEKKASRISKINAALLLKARDVRKLGSGSLECAWVACGRAEAYVTEQIDPWDVAAGVLFVKEAGGRVTDFKGRDWAPRRSDMVFSNGKVHDQILRLISKL, encoded by the coding sequence ATGCAAAGATTCATCGTTAGTTTGGTGAAGAGAGCTGGAAGGGAGCTAATGAGGCACTATTGCAAGGACTACTCTTTGATAAGGTTGAGGGGTAGGTCGAAGGAGATAACGACGAAGTACGATAAAATGATCGATGAAATGCTGATATCCGCCCTCTCCAAGAAGTTCCCAGATCATAACATATTGACCGAGGAGAGCGGCTTCATCGATAGGGGATCGGAGTTCACATGGGTCGTCGATTCGTTGGATGGCAGCAGCAACTACGCCATCGGGAACCCCTTCTTCTCAATATCGATCGCATTGCTCCACCTCGACGACCCAATATTCGGCGCCGCATATGCCCCCTTCCTCCGCGAGCTCTTCTTGGCCGAGGAGGGGGGCGGATGCACGATCAACGGGAGGCCCGCCGAGGTTACGGATATCTCGAGGCTGAAGGATTGTTACTTGGTCGCTTGCGAAGGGGGGGAGAAGAAGGCATCGAGGATAAGCAAAATCAACGCGGCCCTCCTCCTTAAGGCTAGGGATGTTAGGAAGCTTGGATCAGGGTCATTAGAATGCGCATGGGTTGCCTGCGGGAGGGCGGAGGCCTATGTTACTGAACAAATAGATCCTTGGGACGTGGCCGCCGGGGTCCTCTTCGTGAAGGAGGCGGGCGGAAGGGTGACGGACTTCAAGGGCAGGGATTGGGCCCCGAGGAGGAGCGATATGGTCTTCTCGAACGGGAAGGTCCACGACCAGATCCTGAGGCTCATCTCCAAGCTTTAG
- a CDS encoding phosphotyrosine protein phosphatase: protein MLFVCTGNMERSPTAEELFRNEDGLEVKSAGISPSAPKFLTESLVAWADKIFVMEEMHKEYIAKKWPWAINKVVVLGIPDIYFRNDPELKRLLRERVSPHLRSAR, encoded by the coding sequence GTGCTCTTCGTTTGCACCGGGAATATGGAGAGGAGCCCGACGGCGGAGGAGCTCTTCAGGAACGAGGATGGCTTGGAGGTCAAATCGGCCGGCATATCGCCCAGCGCGCCAAAGTTCCTGACGGAGAGCTTGGTGGCTTGGGCGGACAAAATCTTCGTCATGGAGGAGATGCATAAGGAATATATAGCCAAGAAATGGCCTTGGGCCATCAATAAGGTCGTGGTCCTTGGGATCCCGGATATCTATTTCCGCAACGACCCAGAGCTTAAAAGGCTATTGAGGGAAAGGGTTTCCCCGCACCTTCGATCCGCCCGCTAG
- a CDS encoding metallophosphoesterase family protein, with the protein MTRIVHASDLHFGPQFQREVFDLAVEEINSLDPDLLVITGDLSEDGLISQLREARDGIKRFRAGDMVVLSGNHDYRSTGYLPFKRFFGFRRIFEGDGFVLISLSTARPDRDEGEVGYRQGLWLERELSKLSKRDDLTKIVAMHHHLLPIPDTGPDRLTIIDAGDVLQTLIEGRVDLLLCGHRHRPWKWRVEGMEIAHAGSLSSARLRGFFANSYNVIDLEGGEARIRLKVVGGEELDFRELKRARVDYLGI; encoded by the coding sequence ATGACTAGGATCGTCCACGCCTCGGATCTACATTTCGGCCCCCAATTCCAGCGCGAGGTATTTGACTTGGCCGTTGAGGAGATAAATTCCTTGGATCCGGACCTGTTGGTGATAACGGGGGACCTTAGCGAGGACGGCCTCATATCGCAGCTTAGGGAGGCGAGGGATGGAATCAAGAGGTTCCGGGCCGGGGATATGGTGGTCCTGAGCGGGAACCATGATTACCGATCGACCGGTTATCTGCCATTCAAGCGATTCTTCGGCTTCAGGAGGATCTTTGAGGGTGATGGATTCGTCCTAATCTCCTTGAGCACTGCTAGGCCGGATCGGGATGAGGGCGAGGTCGGCTATCGGCAGGGCCTTTGGTTAGAGAGGGAGCTATCCAAGCTATCCAAACGCGATGACTTAACGAAGATAGTCGCAATGCATCACCACCTCCTCCCAATACCAGATACAGGACCGGATAGGTTGACGATAATAGATGCCGGGGACGTCCTCCAAACCCTGATAGAGGGCAGGGTGGACCTCCTGCTCTGCGGCCATAGGCACAGGCCTTGGAAATGGAGAGTCGAGGGGATGGAGATCGCCCACGCCGGTAGCCTATCCTCCGCGAGGCTGAGGGGATTCTTCGCCAATTCATATAATGTGATCGATCTAGAGGGAGGCGAGGCGAGGATCAGGCTTAAGGTAGTGGGCGGGGAGGAGCTGGACTTTAGGGAATTGAAGAGGGCTAGGGTGGACTACTTGGGGATTTGA
- a CDS encoding PfkB family carbohydrate kinase, with protein sequence MIELVAIGAINMDVSIFVEEFAEVGGEVPVKGISTVPGGKAANVAVAAARILGPGKVALIGCVGDDDIGFAHLEELRREGVDTSGVKVLKGAGSGRAYLIIDGLGRNSIYTFFGANSMLYPEDLDRPGIAEILEGSSIVVVMDPPLDAAERAIGISKARGKRVLWDPGVRSKLGLSGLSGSLRLVDYLVLNEVEAMELSGLDRPIDAISKILGVAPSLKVILKLGARGCLMASARGIIEVPGVDLEGIGLRPINTVGCGDAFLGAFSASLAMGLDEAEALERANCAGAFKASRPETRGSPKLDELESLLRKVKGMREPKNPSQRP encoded by the coding sequence ATGATCGAGCTGGTGGCGATTGGCGCGATAAACATGGACGTAAGCATATTCGTCGAGGAGTTCGCGGAGGTCGGCGGGGAGGTCCCGGTGAAGGGAATATCGACGGTCCCGGGCGGAAAGGCCGCGAACGTTGCCGTGGCGGCCGCGAGGATCCTCGGGCCAGGCAAGGTGGCTTTGATAGGTTGCGTGGGGGACGACGATATCGGCTTCGCGCACCTCGAGGAGCTTCGAAGGGAGGGGGTTGATACGTCCGGGGTGAAGGTCCTGAAGGGCGCTGGCTCGGGCAGGGCCTATTTGATCATCGATGGGCTCGGGAGGAACTCCATATACACCTTCTTCGGCGCCAACTCCATGCTCTATCCGGAGGACCTCGATCGGCCGGGGATCGCCGAGATCCTTGAGGGGAGTTCCATCGTGGTCGTCATGGATCCACCGCTCGACGCGGCCGAGAGGGCCATCGGGATATCGAAGGCGCGTGGCAAAAGGGTGTTATGGGATCCGGGCGTTCGAAGCAAGCTCGGCCTGAGCGGGCTGAGCGGGTCGTTGAGGTTGGTTGATTACTTGGTTCTTAACGAGGTGGAGGCCATGGAACTCTCCGGCTTGGATCGCCCGATCGATGCGATCTCAAAGATCTTAGGAGTGGCGCCATCCCTGAAGGTCATCTTGAAGCTGGGCGCGAGGGGATGCCTCATGGCCAGCGCGCGGGGGATCATCGAAGTGCCAGGGGTGGACCTCGAGGGGATCGGACTGAGGCCGATCAATACCGTTGGATGCGGGGATGCCTTCTTGGGCGCGTTCTCGGCCTCATTGGCCATGGGCCTCGATGAGGCTGAAGCGCTTGAGAGGGCGAACTGCGCCGGGGCTTTCAAGGCATCGAGGCCCGAAACGAGGGGGAGCCCGAAGCTGGATGAACTCGAATCCCTCCTTAGGAAGGTCAAGGGGATGCGCGAGCCGAAGAATCCTTCCCAAAGGCCTTGA
- a CDS encoding slipin family protein, which translates to MPLRFTPILEYLPWMSALAIALILILASVKVVREYERVVLFRVGRLVGVKGPGLILKIPIADRLVKVDLRIKSIDVPIQRIVTRDNVTVDVDAVVYYRVLDATKAIVNVEDYMRATNLLSQTTLRDVLGQSELDELLSKREELSKRLTSILDVLTDPWGIKVTNVTIKAVSLPEAMLRAIAKQAEAERERRARIIVAQAEEQASRILAEAAKAYGDPSLAIRLRELQTLTEIAREKNMIVIAPSAFSEIAAALGIAKQVAPAPAKPKEEGGTKQ; encoded by the coding sequence ATGCCCCTCCGCTTCACCCCCATCTTGGAATATCTCCCGTGGATGTCGGCACTCGCGATCGCGCTCATATTGATACTGGCCTCCGTGAAGGTCGTTAGGGAATACGAAAGGGTCGTCCTATTCAGGGTCGGGAGGCTCGTCGGGGTTAAGGGGCCCGGCCTAATATTGAAGATCCCCATAGCCGATAGGCTGGTCAAAGTCGATTTGAGGATAAAGTCGATCGATGTACCCATTCAAAGGATCGTGACGAGGGATAACGTTACCGTGGACGTCGATGCCGTTGTATATTATAGGGTCCTCGATGCCACAAAGGCCATAGTTAATGTCGAAGATTATATGCGCGCGACGAACCTACTCAGCCAGACGACCCTGAGAGACGTGTTGGGCCAATCGGAGCTGGATGAGCTGCTATCGAAGAGGGAGGAATTGAGCAAGAGGCTCACGTCAATATTGGACGTATTGACCGATCCTTGGGGCATAAAGGTCACCAACGTAACCATAAAGGCCGTCAGCCTCCCCGAGGCGATGCTCAGGGCAATCGCCAAGCAGGCGGAGGCCGAGAGGGAGAGAAGGGCTAGGATAATAGTTGCCCAAGCCGAGGAGCAGGCCTCAAGGATCTTGGCCGAGGCAGCGAAGGCGTACGGGGATCCCAGCTTGGCCATTAGGCTGAGGGAGCTCCAAACGCTTACCGAGATAGCTAGGGAGAAGAACATGATAGTGATAGCCCCCTCCGCCTTCTCGGAGATCGCGGCCGCATTGGGCATCGCGAAGCAGGTGGCGCCGGCGCCCGCGAAGCCGAAGGAGGAAGGGGGGACCAAGCAATGA
- a CDS encoding cupin domain-containing protein produces MRGRGVVLVFHAKEAKAKTSKDGGRSERELVSEERGVRKFFIHLESLRPGAGPTGYHYHKAKETVLFVLRGRGRLLLEGAEYEVGPYQVIVIRPGERHGILEVLGEEEFEFLEIGAPPVEDRVPVGP; encoded by the coding sequence ATGAGGGGGAGAGGCGTGGTCCTAGTCTTCCATGCCAAAGAGGCGAAGGCGAAGACCTCGAAGGATGGGGGGCGCTCCGAGAGGGAATTGGTTTCTGAGGAGCGCGGGGTGAGGAAATTCTTCATCCACCTCGAAAGCTTGAGGCCCGGGGCGGGCCCCACGGGCTATCATTACCACAAGGCGAAGGAAACAGTCCTCTTCGTCCTGAGGGGGAGGGGAAGGCTCCTCTTGGAGGGCGCCGAGTACGAGGTGGGGCCATATCAAGTGATCGTGATAAGGCCCGGGGAAAGGCATGGGATCTTGGAGGTATTGGGCGAGGAGGAGTTCGAGTTCTTGGAGATTGGCGCCCCTCCGGTGGAGGACAGGGTTCCCGTTGGGCCCTAG
- a CDS encoding cupin domain-containing protein produces MVVGEVRVMPVVREWEVDFWEVQPGLRGKVLAVGERSMMLYGVLERGASFPEHSHPHEQIGFCLKGRAEFKIGEGIELVEEGSSYWIPPNAPHYVRNVGGGDFVFVEVFTPLREDLLGRRFGYLRR; encoded by the coding sequence ATGGTCGTTGGGGAAGTGAGGGTCATGCCGGTTGTTAGGGAATGGGAGGTCGATTTTTGGGAGGTCCAGCCCGGGCTGAGGGGGAAGGTCCTCGCGGTTGGCGAGAGATCCATGATGCTATATGGGGTTTTGGAGAGGGGGGCCAGCTTCCCAGAGCATAGCCATCCCCATGAGCAGATCGGATTCTGCCTTAAGGGGAGGGCCGAGTTCAAGATAGGGGAGGGCATCGAACTGGTCGAGGAGGGGTCCTCGTATTGGATACCCCCGAACGCGCCGCATTATGTCAGGAACGTTGGGGGGGGCGATTTCGTCTTCGTGGAGGTCTTCACGCCGCTCAGGGAGGACCTCTTGGGGAGGAGGTTCGGCTATCTGAGGCGATGA